The genomic window AGGCCAGGTAGCTTATTACCTCCCGCCCACACCCAACGCATAAACTGCTCAGGCACTTGGCTATGGGCCTGCCGGTTGACCATGCGTCGCAGAGTCGATCGCTGCAAAGCGCCAGCACCCAGGTTGAAGGTAAAGGACACCAGCGCATCAAACTGGCCATCGGTCAGGGGTACTTCGATCAAGCGCAGGACTGCGTTTTCCGCTGCCCGGACGTCACGACGGAGCAGTTCTTCGGCCTCAGCCTCGGTAACACCCCGCTCGTATTGCGCCGCTTCCCTAACGCATCTACAAAAGCCTGTCCGTCATTGCCTGGAAAATCACCGGCACACAATGGTCTAGCCCGCTGTTCTTTGGCTTACGCAAGGAAGTCTACAAGAGCAAAACCAAGGGGCGAAAAGGCTGATGAGTTCCGAAATCAAAAAGCGCCTGCGGTGTGCTGTCTACACACGTAAATCAACCGATGAAGGGCTCGACCAGGAATACAACTCGATTGACGCCCAGCGAGATGCGGGCCACGCCTATATCGCCAGTCAACGCGCTGAAGGCTGGATCCCAGTCGAAAACGACTATGACGCCCCGGCATACTCCGGCAGCAATATGGACCGCCCTGCGATGCAACGTATGCTGGCCGACATTAAGGAAGGCAGAGTCGATGTTGTGGTGGTCTACAAGATAGACCGACTGACACGCAGTCTGATGGACTTCTCGAAAATGATCGAAGTCTTTGAGCGACATGGCGTGTCCTTTGTATCAGTGACCCAGCAATTTAACACCACCAATTCGATGGGGCGGCTGATGCTGAATATCTTGCTGTCCTTTGCGCAGTTCGAACGAGAAGTCACCGGTGAACGCATCCGCGATAAAATCACCGCCAGCAAGAAAAAAGGGCTCTGGATGGGTGGCATTCCGCCGCTTGGTTACGATGTCGTCGATCGCTGCCTGGTGATCAATCCGCAGGAAGCCAAACTCATCAAGCATATTTTTAAGCGGTTCACGGAGATCGCCTCCACCACCCTTCTCTACAAAAAGCTCAGATTGGAGAATGTCATGAGCAAG from Saccharophagus degradans 2-40 includes these protein-coding regions:
- a CDS encoding DUF2924 domain-containing protein; translation: MYKSLSVIAWKITGTQWSSPLFFGLRKEVYKSKTKGRKG